Part of the Psychromonas sp. psych-6C06 genome, CCATGCCTTCTTTATAAGGAAGTTCCAAGTATTGACTTTTATCTGTGAATGCCTTTGAAACCACACCCACTCCACAACTACTTTTATTATGGCAAGATGAGCATGCTGATTTAGAAATACATTCAATACGTGCAATTTTTTCACCTTGCACCTCGTCTATTGCGATCACTTTCCCTGTTTCAGTTATCATCATTTTGATCCAATACTACAGACTTAACTAATCGTTGCGCAGTGACAACTGGGATTTCTCCTACAACATTTATTTCAGTATTGCCTCTCTGCTCTGTATATAAAAGTGTTGCACCATGACGAACTATTTTTTGCTTTTCATCTAATGGTAATTTTTTTGGTGATATATAGATAGAAACATTAACAAGCCCATCATCAAGCAATATATAGGAAACAGGATCATTCTCGTTCATAGCCAACTTATGTTGATCATTTTTTACTTCTGAGAAACCAGAAGGTAACCAATTAGTTTTCCAAGGTGAGGATTTATCTGTATTTTGCTGTCTTATGTGGACAGCTTGCGGGCGTTTAGTTTCAGTAAGCTTTACTAGCCAAGGGTTTATCGTATCTGAAACATTCACTGATACGACCATGAATTGCTCTAGCACTACATTTGAGTGATTAATCGTATCTAACCGTAGCGGTAAGAAAGAGTGCAAATCGCACCAAATAACATAACTATATCGGTACTCATCTTTACTTATCATACGTATTGCTATGGATGGTTTTCCTGCAATGCGTCCTTTGCCCAAAATGATATAATCGTAGTTATCAAGCCCAGCTTGATAATCAAAGTTGGCAATATTTGCGAATACATGACGATTATGTCTGGATTTTAGTGTGTAAGCAGGAGAGCCCTGTTCAAAGTAACTTATCTCACCTGCAAATTGTAAAGATTCTCTAATGGCTCCATTAAGGTATCGAAAATAACTCACCTCTTGCCCATCAACTACGCCATGAATAAGTTGCATCGGCTCAATCTGTTGCTGCAGACTACTTAAATAAAGTAATTCAAAATTTTTACTTCGGTAAGCTTGTTGCATCAATTGAAGATACTCAATCGCCGTTGGTTCAACTTGCTCATCGGTTAAGCTGAATTCACTTTCTTCGACTGTAGACTCAATGGCAGTTGCTAGCGGAATAAAAAGTAGCAAGCTGATTGCTACTAATACGTTAAAAAGTGAAGCTCTATTCATTAACAACCTATTATTACTTTATTGTTGCACTTGAAGTTGCAGTTGATGGTCTTTTAATAATGCCTCTAAACGCTCATGACGATCTTTTAATGCTTGTTTTGATTGCTGTTGGCTAGCTTGAAGACTAACAGGTGATACTCCTCCACCAAATGGCACCGTATTTAACACTTCAATACCATTATTTTCAACACTTGGTTGTGATGTAATAAAGCTGGTCATCACAACAACACCTGCAACCGAAGCTGCAATCGCATATTGACCAAATCGTTTTACAAAGGAGATAACATTGTTTTCAGGCTTTTGGATTAATTCAACTTTTGCAGTAATAGGAGTAACAGTCGCTAAAACCGGTTGATCTGCAATAGACTCCATGACTTGTTCTGCAATATCAATATCAATTGCCCGCTCATTACGTATCACATCACCGATTAATTGATAACGCGAAAAAACAGCCTGTTGCTTTTTATCATTAATAAGTGCATCTAATGAGTTACTTTCAACATTTTCATCATCAATTAAACTTGAAAGTTGTTCGTTAAATTGTTTCATATTTTCCAACTACTCTTCTAATAAAGGGGCTAACTGTTTATCAATTGCATCACGCGCTCTAAAGATTCTAGATCGCACTGTCCCGATTGGGCAATCTTCAATTTTCGCTATTTCGTCATAGCTCATACCTTCAAGCTCACGAAGCGTAATTGCAGCCTTTAGTTCCGCAGGTAACTGTTCAATCGTATCCATCACGACACGTTTTATCTCTTCAGAACGCATAATACTTTCTGGAGAGTCTGCTTCCCTTAGCGCTTCACTACCGTCATAGCTGTCTGCCTCTAATGCATCAATATCAGATGCAGGCGGCCGACGGCTCTGACTGGTGAGATAATTTTTTGCTGTATTGACAGTAATTCGATACAGCCAAGTATAAAATGCACTATCGCCTCTAAATGACGGCAATGATTTATGCACCTTTATGAAAACCTCTTGCGTTACATCTGCAATATCTCCAGAACTACGTACATAACGCGTTAATATATTCGCTACTCGATTCTGATACTTACGGACCAATAATGTAAAAGCCTGCTGCTCTCCATTCTGAATACGCTGAATTAATTGAAAATCTAAATCACGCTCATTCATTGAGCTTATCTACCTATTTATTATTGTTAGCCTTAATTGGCATCCACAGTTATGACTGAATATGTTGAAGAAAGTTCCAAACTATTTCAAAAGAAATCATTTTTAGCTAAACTGCACGAATACTTCATTAACTGCAGAGCATATAGTGCCATGACAGAAAGTAAATCAATAACTGACCAACATAGTTGCGATATTTTAATTATCGGGGCAGGTGCCGCTGGCCTTTCTCTTGCTCTTAAACTTGCCCCTCATGCCAAAGTAAACGTTTTAAGTAAGGGTAAACTTTCTGAAGGTTCGACACTTTATGCCCAAGGTGGAGTGGCAGCGGTTTTTTCTGACACCGACAGTATCGACTCTCATGTTGAAGATACGTTAATCGCAGGCGCGGGCATGTGTGATGAAGAAGCGGTACGTTTTACCGTGAGTAATGCCAAAGAAAGCATGCAATGGTTAATCGATACCGGCGTGCAGTTTGATACTGAACTAGATAAGGAAGGTAATACACAATATCACCTTACTCGTGAAGGTGGGCATTCACATCGACGTATCCTTCATGCCGCAGATGCAACAGGTAAAGAAATTGAAGATACATTACTCAGCGCTGTCAAAAAACATGAAAACATTACCTTAATGGAAGGTTATAATGCGATCGATTTAATCACCAGCCGCAAACTGAAGTTACCTGCTAATCGTGTATTAGGCGCCTACGTATGGAATCGGAATGCAGAACGTGTAGAAACAATTAAAGCACATTTTGTTACCTTGGCGACAGGTGGAGCGAGTAAAGTCTACCAATACACCAGTAATCCTGATGTCTCGAGTGGCGATGGTATTGCACTCGCTTGGCGAAGTGGTTGCCGTATTGCCAATATGGAGTTTAATCAATTCCATCCAACCTGCTTATTCCACGCAGATGCAAAAAACTTTTTGCTGACCGAAGCATTACGAGGTGAGGGTGCGCACTTATTACGCCCAGATGGTACTCGCTTTATGCCCGACTTTGATGAACGTGCAGAACTTGCCCCCCGCGATATCGTTGCACGTGCAATAGATTATGAGATGAAACGTCTTGGTGCGGATTGTATGTACCTTGATATCAGTCATAAACCGAAAGAATTCATCATCAAGCACTTTCCGACTATCTACCGCCGTTGCTTATTGCTCGGTATTGATATTGCTCATCAACCGATGCCGATTGTGCCTGCCGCACATTATACTTGTGGTGGTGTGATGATAGATCACCATGGGCAAACTGATATCGATGGTTTATATGCTATTGGTGAAGTAACGTATACCGGTTTGCATGGCGCAAATCGAATGGCCTCTAACTCATTGCTTGAATGTATTGTTTACGCACACGCCTGTGCAAAAGACATTATCAACCGCTTACCTTTCTATCAAAGTAGAAAGTTTGCATCTATTCCAGCATGGGACGATAGTCGTGTTGAAAACTCAGATGAAGAGGTAGTTATTCAGCATAACTGGCATGAATTGCGACTTTTCATGTGGGATTACGTGGGTATCGTGCGTACTGATAAACGATTAGAGCGTGCTCTGCGTCGCGTGCAAATGCTACAGCAGGAAATTAACGAGTACTACAGTAACTTTAAAGTGGGTAACAACTTACTAGAGTTGCGTAATTTAGTGCAAGTTGCGGAGCTAATAATTCGAAGTGCCATGTCACGAAAAGAGAGCCGAGGCTTACATTACAACTTAGATTATCCCGAGTTGCTTGATAACCCTAAACCCACAATTTTATGTCCACAAAGTGACTAATTACACCGGCTCTATTGACGTTGATAGTTTATGTTTTTCAGCAATTTGTTGTTTTAGTGACGATGACTTCGTGAATATTATGCAATTCATTTAGCATAACTGAGGTACATTCGGTTTGCCTTACTCAAAACGTCTTGTATTTAAAACTTAACTAATAAAGAGAAATACCCTCTAAGTTCGTCCGATATTGATCAATCGGGCGAGTAAACGATAATCTACTGTTCTTACTGCATCTTTATAAATAACCATTACTTGTTTAGTACTTTTATCCCCTAAAGATCGGCCTTTCACATCAATGATCAAAAAAATAAAAAAATGGCAGTAAAAGGAATGTGGACTGACGCCCCCCTGATAACCACTACCATTCAGGCTATATTCAATATGACCAGCTTCACTCAATCTAAACGAGCAAGAAAAAGATGTTGCTTGGTAAGCCGCATATAATGCAATTAAAGATAAAGTAAGGTAAAAAAAGAGAGAGTTTAAGGATAGCGGGACGAGCAATGAAGCCAAAAAAATAACAGCACAATAAAGCAGGAAAATAGAGACTCCTGCATAAAAAGAGCGGCCAACAGTTATTTTATACTTTAACGCGTTTAAGGATGACATCAACAATGTTTGCAAGTTCAACATCAGGGCATTTTTTATGGCCCATAAACCAAGCAAAAAGCTCCGGATCTTCACAGGTCAGTAAACGCTGAAAAGTAAATTGCTCCTGTGAAGAAAGATCATCAAACGCTTCTTTTACAAAGGGGATAAACAAGATATCAAGCTCTAACATTCCACGTCGACATGCCCATAAAAGGCGGGATTTATTAACCGTTTCGGTCATTCTTTTGTTTCCTATAGTAAGGTAAAAACACACCTACATCATAACAACAACATTTTATTAACAGCAACTACTGACAAAATAGGTTGTGAGCTATACCATTGTAAAAAAATATAATATGAGGCAATTATGCGCAAACTGAGTGAATTAGATAATATTAGCCAACTAGCCGATTTAGTATTGTGCCCACTTAATAGCTGGGATCTTATCTCTGTTAAGGGTGAAGACCGTATCACCTTCTTACAAGGGCAGTTAACTTGCGATCTTATCGGCCTACAACCAGGCCAGCAAACATTAGCATCACAGTGTAATCCGCAGGGCAAAGTGATCAGTATTTTCCGCGTTATTATTTTAGAAGATCGCGTTTTACTGACTCAACCAAGTTCAGTGACACCACGACAACTTCCTGAGTTACAAAAATACGCTGCGTTTTCAAAAGTAGAAATTGCAAAAGAAACAGAATATCGCGCATTTGGTTTAGCGGGTTGTAAATCAGCGCAATACATCGCTGAAAAAGTAGATACAGCTGCAACGCATGATCAAAGTCGCCTGCTAGAAAGTGGCACGGTGATCATTAAGCAACCTTACCCTTCTTTACGCTACTTAGTGGTAATGAAAAACCCCGTTGCAGAAGAACTTTTAGAAGATCTGCAACACCAAGCTGAAATTTTTGATGATAGTCTTTGGAATGCAATGAACATTGCATCAGGTATCGGCTTTGTCGAAGAGCAAACCTGTAGCTCTTTTATCCCTCAAATGCTAAACCTACAAGCATTAGATGGTATTAGCTTTAATAAAGGTTGTTATATCGGTCAAGAAACCGTTGCTCGTGCTAAATATCGAGGAGCCAATAAACGCGCACTGTTCATTTTAACCGGCCGAGCAACACAAGCACCTGAAGTCGGCAATAATATTCAAATGTTAGTCAATAACAATTGGAAACGTATTGGTACTGTCGTTTCTGGCTGTCAGTATGGTGATGGCCATATTGAAGTATTAGCCGTATTACCCAAAGACTGTAGTGCAGAAGATGTCTACCAAGTACAAGAGATTGAAGGATCAACTCTCTACTACGCACCACTCCCTTATACTTTAGAAGAAGCTTAATAACCCTCTTTTTTATCCCCGAATAAAATCGGGGATATTTCCCTGCGCCACAATATAATGTTATAATGCTCACACTTTTTGTACCATGTTTTTATCAACACTGTATGATCCTAACCCAAGAGCAGGTTTTTAATTGAGTTGTGAAATTATAAGATTACGTGAAAAAGCAGACAAATTTAACCGCTTACGTATTCAGTCCGCACAAGTATTAATGAACGAAGATGAATTGAATGTTTTTCAATCTCTTCCTCTTTTGTTACATTTTAATATGCCTTCACTGCCAGGTTATATCAATGCAGATGTACCAACAGGTATTAGCCAGTTTAATCTCACAGAAAATCACCACAACCTAATAAGCTATTACTTTAACACTGACCTCCCAGATACTCCGAGCCAATGCGATATTCTAGGTTTATATGCAATGGGAAGCACCTCTTCGATTGGCCAATGCTCTGAAAGCGATCTCGATATTTGGATCTGTTATCCGCATCAATTGGATAGCGTACGCGTTAAATTATTAGAAGATAAGTCTTGGTTGATCACTCATTGGGCAGAGAGTTTAGGTATCGAGCTTAACTTCTTTCTTATTCCAGATAATAAGTTTCGCTGTATTAACGATGCAGGTATGTCTATCGATGGCTGTGGCTCCTCTCAACATATGTTGTTATTAGATGAGTTTTATCGTACTGCATTGTTGGTTGCAGGCCGCCCCATTCTATGGCGTCTGATTCCGATCGAGCATGAGCCGAACTATGATCAATATGTACAATCTCTTTACGATAACAACAAGTTAAATAAAGATGATTGGCTAGATCTCGGTGGCTTTCACCGTATTCCAGCTGAAGAATACTTTGGCGCGACACTTTGGCAACTCTACAAGGGTATCGATAACCCTTATAAAGCGGTATTAAAAACCATTTTAATGGAAGCTTATTCTTGGGAGTATCCCAATACAGAGTTGATTGCGATCACCTATAAAAAACGTTTCCAAAGCCAAGAGTATTACGATGAACAACTTGATCCTTATTGCTTAATGCTCGAGAAAGTAACTGCTTACCTAACTGAAATTAAAGACTTTAAGCGTTTAGAAGTCGTGCGGGCGTGTTTCTATCTAAAAACCGAAGAGACACTTTCAAAAATTTGTTACAACGACAATACTGCATGGCGTCGCACCATACTAAATAAATTCGTCAACCAGTGGACTTGGACTGATGAACAGATATCAGACTTAGACAACCGTAAAAATTGGAAAGTGAATGATGTCACCAAAGCGAAAGATATTTTACTTGAAGCATTGATGACCAGCTATCGAAAATTACTGACCTTTGCCCGTGACAATAATATTGGCGAATCAATCAGTGCAGAAGATATTGGGATATTGTCTCGTAAACTTTATGCAGCTCATGAAACACTGCCAGGCAAAGTTGACCTCATAAACCCTAATATTTCACCAGATCTTTCTGAACCCAACCTTAGTTTTATCCAAGTACCTGAAGGCCGAAAAAACCCACCGGGTTGGTATCTCTATAACTGTTCATTAGATGCACATACATTAATCAACACGCCAAAACTAATGTATGCAAAGTATATATCGAAGCTTATTTCTTGGTGCCATATGAACGGCCTCTACGAAGAAGAAACAAAATTACACCTTTATAATCAAGGCTCTGATCTAGTGGATAAAAAGCTAAATCAATTTATCCAAGATTTGTATTCTGTTTTTCCAGTATATGTTCCTAAAGCCAATAACCAGGCTCTTAGTCAGCCCTGTGAAATTAAACACCTTACGATATTTTTAAATGTTGAAAAAGATCCTACACGCCACTGGCAAGATGCGCATGAAAACACCGATAGCGAAAATGATAATGTATTATCCTACGGACAAAATAATGAATGCTTAATCGGTAGTATTGATCTCATCTACAGAAACTCATGGAACGAAGTACGTACCCTACACTTCAACAATAGTTATGCCGTCGTTGATGCGTTAAATACTATTTTAGGGAAGATGCACCAAGATGCGCTTCCACCCGATCAAATTGATCTATTTTGTTATAGCCAGCATTTCAGAGAGCAGATAAGCCAGAGTTTTCGAAGCAAATTAGAAGAGTATATCCAGTTACGCTTAGATTCTGTTTCACAGCGTTCAGTACAGACATTATGGACAGGTGGCAGAAAGTTTGGCTTCTATTTTGAGCGAACAGGTGTTTCGCTACAGCATTTACAAAGTACTGTTGATATCTATAGCCATATTTCCAACAAAAAACTTTCGAATAGTGTCATCAATCTCAAAAATACTTTTTTTGATAAAACAGCGAAAGTCATTGAATCGCATATTAGTGAAGGGTTAATCCAATTCTTTTTTGAAAACTACCCAGATGGCTTTAACGTTTATATTGCTAATGCGGAAAATGAGGTAGAAAGCTTTCAAAGTTTTGCTGGCAGTAAAGATGATTTAGTACAAAATGTGAATCGCTTTTATGCCTCTAATAACAATCAAAAAGATACAACAGAAGGGCAAATCAACTTTAATTTACCGCAATTCTATGAGATAGAATTAGGTGATAATGATGAGTTAGAACTCACCTCATTTAAAAGTAAATGTAAAAATACAGAGCGAACGTTAATATAATTTAATACCATTTTTAAGCGCATAAATAACTGCCTTTAATCTGTTAAATTAAGTAACCATCTTAAAGGCAACATTCACATTATTCTGGTCGTAAACCTAACGAGTGACAAATTGCATAGCTCAGATCACTACGATTGAGGGTATAAAAATGAAAGTCTTTCACCCCCTCTTGACTCAGAACACGTACCATATCCATTGCAACCGTTGCCCCAATTAAATTACGCGTCATCGCATCATTATCCGTGCCTTGATACAGCTTATGCATCCAATCAGGTACGTGCACATTGGTCAGCCCAGCAAATTTGACGAGTGTTTTATAATTAGATACAGGTAAAATTCCCGGCACGATATCACCATCAATTCCCTGTTTGACGCACTTATCTCGAAAACGTAAGAACGTCTCTGCATCAAAGAAGAATTGAGAAATAGCTCGATTTGCTCCCGCATCAAATTTAGCTTTTAATACGTCTAAATCGAATTGGGCACTGCTTGCCTCTGGGTGTTTTTCTGGATAAGCAGCTACTGAGATATCAAAATCCCCCTCCTCTTTTAACAGCTTAACTAAATCTGTCGAATACATATGTGGCTTAGTTTCCCCTTCTGGAATATCACCACGTAGCGCAACAATACTACGAATATCATTCTGCCAATAATCACGTGCAATTTGGCGTAACTCCTCTTTACTTGCATCAATACAGGTTAAATGTGGCGCGGCAACCATCCCTGTTTTAGCTTTAATATCTTTAATAATGTCATGCGTTCTATCACGAGTGCCCGAATTCGCGCCATAAGTAACTGAAACAAACTTAGGCTTTAACGTTTTTAGGCGCTCTATAGATCCCCACAACGTCTCTTCCATGGCAGGAGTTGCAGGTGGAAAAAATTCAAATGAGACACCCACCTCTGTTTTAATGTCGGCAATATTTTGATTTAGTTTTGCCAAATATTGTGCAGAGAAATAGGATTGTTGCGTTGTTTCATTAGTCATGATTTTTCCTTTTAGCCATCTAAACGTCTATGTTGCGTATAATTTATCTATTTATTAATTTTTGTCAATAAAAATAAATAAACATGAAAATAACTAAACCAAATATTAATTTTGTTCACAATGATGATCAGACTTCTAGAAGTCTATTTGCGATTACCTTGAACAACCGTTAAAATGCCCTTTCTCATATTGCGGGTAAAATAGGAACATCATGTCTAAAAACTGGAATGGCGAATATATCAGCCCTTACGCTGAACACGGTAAAAAAAGTGAACAGGTAAAAAAAGTGACGGTTTCTATCCCAACTAAAGTGCTTAAAATACTCACCGATGAACGCACACGCCGCCAAGTTAACAATCTACGTCACGCGACCAATAGCGAGTTATTATGTGAAGCTTTTCTACATGCTTACACGGGACAACCCTTACCTGAAGACAGCGATTTAGATAAAAACCAAGCGCCCGTCGACATTCCACATAGCGTTCAAGCTCTTATCAAAAAGTGATATAAAACTACCCAAGCGGGTAGTTCCTTTCTTATATAAAGTCTTTACAATCAGCTGATATAAAAAGACTTTATTCAAGGATTGAGCAGATGACTACCTTTCAATTTTACAAAAAACAAAACGCACTGGTTCACGTCAATGTAGATAAACCAGCCTTTAACCACGAAAAGCAGCAATTAATTGCACAAGGTTTTGAGTCTGTAGGCGGAAGAGTAAAAGCGAAAACAAGCTATGACGCTTTTAATCGTTTTAAGGCGCATTATGTAGACAGTGTTAAGCACTTCACTCGCACCCATTACTTCATTAGTACACCTCAGGTCTAATCACTTACATTTCATTTCATTTCATTTCATTTCATTTCAAAATTTTGTAGGCACGACTTCTAATTACGCAATAACACAGATCAACATCCCACTATCGAGATAAATTAAATCCCAATAATGGGACAAGCTACTCTCTAAAATAAAAAAACAAAAAAAT contains:
- a CDS encoding MucB/RseB C-terminal domain-containing protein; translation: MNRASLFNVLVAISLLLFIPLATAIESTVEESEFSLTDEQVEPTAIEYLQLMQQAYRSKNFELLYLSSLQQQIEPMQLIHGVVDGQEVSYFRYLNGAIRESLQFAGEISYFEQGSPAYTLKSRHNRHVFANIANFDYQAGLDNYDYIILGKGRIAGKPSIAIRMISKDEYRYSYVIWCDLHSFLPLRLDTINHSNVVLEQFMVVSVNVSDTINPWLVKLTETKRPQAVHIRQQNTDKSSPWKTNWLPSGFSEVKNDQHKLAMNENDPVSYILLDDGLVNVSIYISPKKLPLDEKQKIVRHGATLLYTEQRGNTEINVVGEIPVVTAQRLVKSVVLDQNDDN
- a CDS encoding RseA family anti-sigma factor, producing MKQFNEQLSSLIDDENVESNSLDALINDKKQQAVFSRYQLIGDVIRNERAIDIDIAEQVMESIADQPVLATVTPITAKVELIQKPENNVISFVKRFGQYAIAASVAGVVVMTSFITSQPSVENNGIEVLNTVPFGGGVSPVSLQASQQQSKQALKDRHERLEALLKDHQLQLQVQQ
- the rpoE gene encoding RNA polymerase sigma factor RpoE, which translates into the protein MNERDLDFQLIQRIQNGEQQAFTLLVRKYQNRVANILTRYVRSSGDIADVTQEVFIKVHKSLPSFRGDSAFYTWLYRITVNTAKNYLTSQSRRPPASDIDALEADSYDGSEALREADSPESIMRSEEIKRVVMDTIEQLPAELKAAITLRELEGMSYDEIAKIEDCPIGTVRSRIFRARDAIDKQLAPLLEE
- the nadB gene encoding L-aspartate oxidase, producing MTESKSITDQHSCDILIIGAGAAGLSLALKLAPHAKVNVLSKGKLSEGSTLYAQGGVAAVFSDTDSIDSHVEDTLIAGAGMCDEEAVRFTVSNAKESMQWLIDTGVQFDTELDKEGNTQYHLTREGGHSHRRILHAADATGKEIEDTLLSAVKKHENITLMEGYNAIDLITSRKLKLPANRVLGAYVWNRNAERVETIKAHFVTLATGGASKVYQYTSNPDVSSGDGIALAWRSGCRIANMEFNQFHPTCLFHADAKNFLLTEALRGEGAHLLRPDGTRFMPDFDERAELAPRDIVARAIDYEMKRLGADCMYLDISHKPKEFIIKHFPTIYRRCLLLGIDIAHQPMPIVPAAHYTCGGVMIDHHGQTDIDGLYAIGEVTYTGLHGANRMASNSLLECIVYAHACAKDIINRLPFYQSRKFASIPAWDDSRVENSDEEVVIQHNWHELRLFMWDYVGIVRTDKRLERALRRVQMLQQEINEYYSNFKVGNNLLELRNLVQVAELIIRSAMSRKESRGLHYNLDYPELLDNPKPTILCPQSD
- a CDS encoding protein YgfX, with the protein product MSSLNALKYKITVGRSFYAGVSIFLLYCAVIFLASLLVPLSLNSLFFYLTLSLIALYAAYQATSFSCSFRLSEAGHIEYSLNGSGYQGGVSPHSFYCHFFIFLIIDVKGRSLGDKSTKQVMVIYKDAVRTVDYRLLARLINIGRT
- a CDS encoding succinate dehydrogenase assembly factor 2 — encoded protein: MTETVNKSRLLWACRRGMLELDILFIPFVKEAFDDLSSQEQFTFQRLLTCEDPELFAWFMGHKKCPDVELANIVDVILKRVKV
- the ygfZ gene encoding tRNA-modifying protein YgfZ, translated to MRKLSELDNISQLADLVLCPLNSWDLISVKGEDRITFLQGQLTCDLIGLQPGQQTLASQCNPQGKVISIFRVIILEDRVLLTQPSSVTPRQLPELQKYAAFSKVEIAKETEYRAFGLAGCKSAQYIAEKVDTAATHDQSRLLESGTVIIKQPYPSLRYLVVMKNPVAEELLEDLQHQAEIFDDSLWNAMNIASGIGFVEEQTCSSFIPQMLNLQALDGISFNKGCYIGQETVARAKYRGANKRALFILTGRATQAPEVGNNIQMLVNNNWKRIGTVVSGCQYGDGHIEVLAVLPKDCSAEDVYQVQEIEGSTLYYAPLPYTLEEA
- a CDS encoding class I adenylate cyclase, with translation MSCEIIRLREKADKFNRLRIQSAQVLMNEDELNVFQSLPLLLHFNMPSLPGYINADVPTGISQFNLTENHHNLISYYFNTDLPDTPSQCDILGLYAMGSTSSIGQCSESDLDIWICYPHQLDSVRVKLLEDKSWLITHWAESLGIELNFFLIPDNKFRCINDAGMSIDGCGSSQHMLLLDEFYRTALLVAGRPILWRLIPIEHEPNYDQYVQSLYDNNKLNKDDWLDLGGFHRIPAEEYFGATLWQLYKGIDNPYKAVLKTILMEAYSWEYPNTELIAITYKKRFQSQEYYDEQLDPYCLMLEKVTAYLTEIKDFKRLEVVRACFYLKTEETLSKICYNDNTAWRRTILNKFVNQWTWTDEQISDLDNRKNWKVNDVTKAKDILLEALMTSYRKLLTFARDNNIGESISAEDIGILSRKLYAAHETLPGKVDLINPNISPDLSEPNLSFIQVPEGRKNPPGWYLYNCSLDAHTLINTPKLMYAKYISKLISWCHMNGLYEEETKLHLYNQGSDLVDKKLNQFIQDLYSVFPVYVPKANNQALSQPCEIKHLTIFLNVEKDPTRHWQDAHENTDSENDNVLSYGQNNECLIGSIDLIYRNSWNEVRTLHFNNSYAVVDALNTILGKMHQDALPPDQIDLFCYSQHFREQISQSFRSKLEEYIQLRLDSVSQRSVQTLWTGGRKFGFYFERTGVSLQHLQSTVDIYSHISNKKLSNSVINLKNTFFDKTAKVIESHISEGLIQFFFENYPDGFNVYIANAENEVESFQSFAGSKDDLVQNVNRFYASNNNQKDTTEGQINFNLPQFYEIELGDNDELELTSFKSKCKNTERTLI
- the metF gene encoding methylenetetrahydrofolate reductase codes for the protein MTNETTQQSYFSAQYLAKLNQNIADIKTEVGVSFEFFPPATPAMEETLWGSIERLKTLKPKFVSVTYGANSGTRDRTHDIIKDIKAKTGMVAAPHLTCIDASKEELRQIARDYWQNDIRSIVALRGDIPEGETKPHMYSTDLVKLLKEEGDFDISVAAYPEKHPEASSAQFDLDVLKAKFDAGANRAISQFFFDAETFLRFRDKCVKQGIDGDIVPGILPVSNYKTLVKFAGLTNVHVPDWMHKLYQGTDNDAMTRNLIGATVAMDMVRVLSQEGVKDFHFYTLNRSDLSYAICHSLGLRPE
- the metJ gene encoding met regulon transcriptional regulator MetJ: MSKNWNGEYISPYAEHGKKSEQVKKVTVSIPTKVLKILTDERTRRQVNNLRHATNSELLCEAFLHAYTGQPLPEDSDLDKNQAPVDIPHSVQALIKK